A section of the Syntrophales bacterium genome encodes:
- a CDS encoding DUF6399 domain-containing protein has translation MQHWIARKNHIDADPELVSFFESPVGTAFLHRLVHGVHFVMTMSGAGSIRHVCQLLELTGLDQFVASSYGAQYDVSAKMEQAIIKFDHSERERLAASMPPKEITVCQDETFHPETCLVAIEPVSNFILLEKYADSRKASEWTKAMEEATYGLPVSIVQSTSDEGKGILHHVKSDLGAQHSPDVFHVQHEIVKGTSAVLASKKKKAEKRLEQAAEEVQHCILEKEAYLQTQHGRGRPPQFDKRIETSLQNQEDAKQDLEFAESHQQRMKEAIQNISKVYHPVDLETGKLRQADQVFESLNECFESMESVASEANLLDRSLKKIQKAKKVVVDMVAAVLFYHMTIQAKIEALSLQLKVEQAIMDKLIPGLYLKRVSRQAKSADDRRRLHDKSFDILQSLQGDNSPFIGLSSEELELIEKVGKECANLFQRSSSCVEGRNGQLSLRHHGLHRLSSRKLAALTAVHNYFIRRRDGTTPAERFFGTKPRELFEFLLSSLDLPGRPARGRA, from the coding sequence TTGCAGCACTGGATTGCTCGGAAAAATCATATTGATGCTGATCCTGAACTTGTTTCCTTCTTTGAGTCACCGGTTGGAACGGCATTTTTGCATCGATTGGTTCATGGAGTCCATTTTGTAATGACCATGTCAGGTGCCGGTAGTATTCGTCATGTCTGCCAATTGCTCGAATTAACAGGCCTTGATCAGTTCGTTGCGTCATCCTATGGGGCACAATACGACGTCTCTGCAAAAATGGAGCAAGCCATTATCAAGTTTGATCATTCTGAAAGAGAGCGATTAGCTGCATCAATGCCGCCAAAGGAAATAACCGTCTGCCAGGATGAGACGTTTCATCCGGAAACGTGCCTTGTTGCCATAGAACCTGTTTCCAACTTTATTCTTCTGGAAAAATATGCTGACAGCAGGAAAGCTTCTGAATGGACAAAAGCTATGGAAGAAGCCACATACGGACTGCCGGTATCAATCGTGCAGTCCACCAGTGATGAAGGCAAAGGGATTCTCCACCATGTCAAAAGTGATCTGGGAGCTCAACATTCACCCGATGTGTTTCATGTCCAACATGAAATCGTCAAAGGAACAAGTGCTGTTCTGGCCAGCAAGAAGAAAAAAGCAGAGAAACGCCTGGAACAGGCAGCTGAAGAGGTTCAACACTGCATTCTGGAGAAGGAGGCTTACCTTCAGACACAGCATGGACGCGGACGTCCTCCTCAGTTTGACAAACGGATTGAAACATCACTGCAAAACCAGGAAGATGCCAAACAGGATTTGGAGTTTGCTGAGTCGCATCAACAACGGATGAAAGAGGCCATTCAGAATATTAGCAAGGTGTACCATCCTGTAGACCTCGAAACTGGAAAATTAAGACAAGCCGATCAAGTTTTTGAATCTTTGAATGAGTGTTTCGAGTCAATGGAATCAGTAGCCTCAGAGGCAAACCTATTGGATCGTAGTTTAAAAAAGATTCAAAAAGCGAAAAAAGTAGTCGTGGATATGGTTGCTGCTGTCCTTTTTTACCACATGACCATTCAGGCGAAGATTGAAGCCCTTTCTTTACAGTTGAAAGTGGAACAGGCTATCATGGATAAGCTGATACCGGGTCTTTATCTAAAGCGTGTGTCAAGGCAGGCAAAGAGCGCTGATGATCGCCGACGGTTACATGATAAATCCTTTGATATCCTGCAATCTTTACAGGGCGATAACAGTCCTTTCATTGGTTTGAGTTCTGAAGAATTGGAATTGATCGAAAAAGTAGGAAAAGAATGCGCAAATTTATTTCAGCGATCAAGTTCATGTGTAGAGGGCAGGAATGGTCAATTGTCTCTGCGTCATCATGGTCTTCATCGGCTCAGTAGCCGGAAACTGGCAGCCCTTACTGCAGTTCACAATTATTTTATAAGGAGGAGAGACGGAACCACGCCGGCCGAAAGATTTTTCGGAACCAAGCCAAGGGAACTTTTTGAATTTTTACTCAGCAGTCTTGATCTGCCCGGCAGACCTGCACGGGGCCGAGCATGA
- a CDS encoding efflux RND transporter periplasmic adaptor subunit has translation MLKSKNNIVLAWILVMSMSFIFSGCNREADMAVNKEFTVHALSVTMVMNEKFPVYYSTIGSVISDDRIQITSRITGYIHEISVREGQKIRKGDLLVSLDSMDIEGAIQQAESAVNKSRSALKDAQIDFERYEVLFKEGSVAENTLRKIRLQRDISRETLHAALAALETAKSQRQYILIKSPVDGVVVERQKRAGDLAAPGFPIISIESEKALLFKSFVPESQIQKLVQNDKVTVVIDALNKTLNGHISRIVPSGDPVTRSYEIKISLNDPTGLLPGMFGR, from the coding sequence ATGCTAAAAAGCAAAAACAATATTGTACTCGCCTGGATTTTGGTAATGAGTATGTCATTTATCTTTTCGGGTTGTAACCGGGAAGCAGACATGGCAGTCAACAAAGAATTCACTGTTCATGCTCTTTCGGTGACGATGGTTATGAATGAAAAGTTTCCTGTCTATTATTCAACGATTGGCTCAGTGATCTCTGATGATCGCATACAAATTACCTCGCGTATTACCGGCTATATTCATGAAATTTCAGTACGGGAGGGGCAAAAGATACGCAAAGGAGACCTCCTTGTTTCGCTGGACAGTATGGATATTGAAGGGGCAATACAACAGGCGGAATCGGCAGTAAATAAATCCCGGTCAGCGCTGAAAGATGCTCAAATCGATTTTGAGCGTTATGAAGTACTTTTCAAGGAAGGCAGCGTTGCTGAAAATACATTAAGAAAGATACGTCTGCAAAGAGATATCAGCCGGGAGACATTGCATGCAGCTCTGGCGGCCCTTGAAACAGCGAAATCTCAACGACAATATATCCTGATCAAAAGCCCGGTGGATGGCGTTGTTGTTGAGCGACAAAAACGAGCGGGTGATCTTGCCGCCCCAGGCTTTCCCATCATTTCGATTGAATCGGAAAAAGCGCTTCTTTTCAAGTCATTTGTTCCGGAAAGCCAAATTCAAAAGCTTGTTCAAAATGACAAGGTCACCGTTGTCATTGATGCCCTTAACAAGACATTAAACGGCCATATCTCAAGGATCGTTCCTTCAGGAGATCCGGTAACCAGAAGTTATGAAATAAAAATTAGCCTGAATGACCCAACAGGTCTCCTGCCGGGAATGTTTGGCCGT